The stretch of DNA TACGACCAGCACCTCGTTCAGGCGCGAGCCCTTGCGGACAACCGATGTCTTGGGGTCCTTCGGCCAGGCACGCACCGGCGGTCCACCCGCTTGCAGATCCTGCGGCTTGATCACCTCGCCCGCATGATCCCCTTCGGAAAAAACCAGAACGTCGGCTTTCTGAGGCCGCTCGTTGCTGCCCGGTTCATCCTCCTCGGCAATGGAGGACCTGGACGACGCCAGGCAAGCCCCCGTGGCGAGAGCGGTCAGGATAAGCGCGCGCCGTGTCGGATCCTGACACATCGCTGTTGCGAGTTCCGCGTCTGTGCTTGTGATCGAAATTGTGGGTTGATCGGATTTGCACATGACGCAAACTGAAGGAGGGAGTCGGTCAAAAGAAAGGCGACGAACAAATTTGTCTTTTGCGTAATGCGTCTTCCAGTTGCATCAACGATTCCAGGAAAAGCCAGCAATAGTAAGTGTCCCTTGCATTTCATGCGATCATCACTGCAGCCTGGCTCCTCATGCAGATTTCGCAGAACAGCTCAGCCTTCTGCGAATGGGCGGTGCGTTATCGCGCATGCACCGAAGATCGAGAATTGCATGAGGCGTCGCGAAGCGTTCGGCGCACGCCGATGTCCGTGGTGCGCAAGTGGTGAAAGTCTGTGCAGCGCCGGGCGACGTGGATGAGACGATCCCCGTCTTGTCATGACAACGATGTTCAAGTTTGACGACAATTGTTTTGCTTGCAGCCACTGCGTCAGCGTTGCTGACCAAACGCGATTCTTTGCCGATGCCCCGCTTTCGCCAAACATGCCGACGCAAATGTAGAACGCCTTGTGGCGGCCGATCCGCCAAGCGCGGCCTACTGAACAACAGCCAAGAATAACGATCAGGAGGATGGCTCAAAGAAATCCCAGCCAGACAGCAAGAAATTTCGAAGCGACGGCGTTGAGCGGTCAGCCGTAACGTTTTTCGCTCACGTCAGAGCTACCATCAGCAGCCTACGAAGAGCGAGGATCGATCATGATTACTTTGAAGATTAACGGCCAGCAAAAGAACTGGGACGGCGATCCCGACCTTCCGCTACTCTGGTTTCTCCGCGACGAGGTCGGATTGACGGGCACGAAATACGGCTGCGGCCAAGCGTTTTGCGGCGCCTGCACCGTGATCGTCGACAAGCAGGCGGTGCGCGCCTGCATCACGTCGGTCTCCGACGTGGTCGACCGGGAGGTCACGACGATCGAAGGCCTTCATCCGACGGGCGATCACGCGGTTCAGAAAGCCTGGCGCCAGCTCAACGTCCCGCAATGCGGCTTTTGCCAGGTCGGCCAGATCATGCAGGCGGCCGCGCTGCTGATAGAGAATCCGAAACCCACCCACGATCAGATACGCGAGGCGA from Bradyrhizobium sp. AZCC 1693 encodes:
- a CDS encoding (2Fe-2S)-binding protein gives rise to the protein MITLKINGQQKNWDGDPDLPLLWFLRDEVGLTGTKYGCGQAFCGACTVIVDKQAVRACITSVSDVVDREVTTIEGLHPTGDHAVQKAWRQLNVPQCGFCQVGQIMQAAALLIENPKPTHDQIREAMAGNICRCGCYQRIENAVHLASTGV